The proteins below come from a single Corvus hawaiiensis isolate bCorHaw1 chromosome 20, bCorHaw1.pri.cur, whole genome shotgun sequence genomic window:
- the RAD51C gene encoding DNA repair protein RAD51 homolog 3 has translation MQREVGTLPLAPALRSRLAAAGFQTAQELLDTGPCGLSKEIGISREEALEALQVVRQECHRDAARTAGESGATRRCTALELLEEEQTQGFIITFCSALDNILGGGVQLTKITEICGAPGVGKTQLCMQLAVDVQIPECFGGVAGEAVFIDTEGSFMVDRVVDIAAACVQHCHLIAEAQQEEDHRKALETFSLENILSHIYYFRCRDYVELLAQVYLLPEFLSEHSKVRLVVIDGIAFPFRHDFEDLSLRTRLLNGLAQQLIIIANDHKSAVVLTNQMTTRIGQSQSTLVPALGESWGHAATVRLIFHWDNSQRLATLYKSPSQKESTIAYHITSHGFRDVQPPAVTHSTEGTEMNPRKRPRTEEEKQQ, from the exons ATGCAGCGGGAGGTGGGCACGTTGCCGCTGGCTCCCGCCCTGCGCTCACGCCTCGCCGCCGCCGGCTTCCAGACGGcgcaggagctgctggacacCGGCCCCTGCGGCCTGAGCAAAG AAATTGGAATCTCGAGGGAAGAGGCACTGGAAGCGCTGCAGGTGGTGAGGCAGGAATGTCACAGGGATGCAGCAAGGACGGCTGGGGAATCAGGTGCCACCAGGAGGTGCACAGCCCTGGAGCTTCTGGAAGAAGAGCAAACTCAGGGCTTCATCATCACCTTCTGTTCAGCACTGGACAACATCCTGGGAGGTGGTGTGCAGCTGACAAAAATCACAGAGATCTGCGGAGCACCCGGTGTTGGCAAAACACAGTtgtg TATGCAGCTGGCAGTCGATGTCCAGATCCCAGAGTGCTTCGGGGGTGTTGCTGGAGAAGCCGTGTTCATTGACACTGAGGGGAGCTTTATGGTGGACAGAGTGGTGGACATTGCAGCTGCCTGTGTGCAGCACTGCCACCTTATTGCTGAGGCTCAGCAAGAAGAAG aTCATCGGAAAGCTTTGGAgactttctctctggaaaaTATCCTCTCTCACATCTATTACTTCCGTTGTCGTGACTACGTAGAGCTGCTGGCCCAGGTCTACCTCCTGCCAGAATTCCTGTCAGAGCATTCCAAG GTCCGGCTGGTGGTGATTGATGGAATTGCCTTTCCCTTTCGCCACGACTTTGAGGACCTGTCCCTCCGCACGAGGCTGCTGAAcgggctggcacagcagctcatcATCATAGCCAACGACCATAAATCAGCA GTGGTTCTGACAAACCAAATGACAACAAGGATTGGACAAAGCCAGTCCACGTTGGTACCTGCTTTAG GAGAAAGCTGGGGACACGCTGCCACCGTCCGTTTAATCTTTCACTGGGACAACAGTCAGAG GTTGGCCACATTGTACAAATCACCGAGTCAGAAGGAGTCCACCATAGCCTATCACATCACA TCCCATGGCTTCCGAGATGTGCAGCCTCCAGCTGTCACTCACAGCACAGAAGGGACTGAGATGAACCCTCGGAAACGGCCACGgacagaggaggagaagcagcagtga